Proteins encoded in a region of the Flavobacterium sp. PMTSA4 genome:
- a CDS encoding DUF1801 domain-containing protein, with the protein MQSSAKTIEQYLLELPEERKSVMNKLRNTILENLPNGFKEGIAYGMIGYVVPHSIYPSGYHCDPKIPLPFMSIASQKNFVALYHMGIYSKKELLDWFVSEYPKHCKTKLDMGKSCIRFKKMDDIPFELIAQLTQKVIVEDWISMYESALKR; encoded by the coding sequence ATGCAATCTTCTGCAAAAACAATCGAGCAATATTTATTAGAATTACCTGAGGAACGAAAATCAGTTATGAATAAATTGAGAAATACAATTTTAGAAAATCTTCCAAATGGCTTCAAAGAAGGAATTGCTTATGGAATGATTGGATATGTTGTGCCACATTCTATTTATCCATCAGGTTATCATTGTGATCCAAAAATACCTTTGCCTTTTATGAGTATCGCTTCGCAAAAGAATTTTGTGGCTTTGTATCATATGGGAATTTATAGCAAAAAAGAATTGTTAGATTGGTTTGTTTCTGAATATCCAAAGCATTGTAAAACAAAATTAGACATGGGGAAAAGTTGTATTCGCTTCAAAAAAATGGATGACATTCCTTTTGAGTTGATAGCACAATTAACCCAAAAAGTTATAGTTGAAGATTGGATTTCGATGTATGAAAGTGCTTTAAAAAGATAA
- a CDS encoding DUF3667 domain-containing protein, whose protein sequence is MSHNPIREDKTCLNCHHVAEKRFCPNCGQENIDTRKTFYQLFVHFFEDLTHYENSFWKTIKNLIFKPASLTKEYLSGKRMSYLAPIRLYIFISFVTFFLLSVIPDNEDTPDVNINKKNELKSSNKNKDTIYTEQQKIIDLEKSGSISKTTSDSLQNLIIKAKKEDLEKDKSQFTLLGRHYKSVKELDSIQKNGKPSEKLNSFAYWYTRKMQLVKDKHDSEDLKEKFAESFLHNLPKSLFIYMPLFAFILWIFQNKKRWFYFDHGIFTLHYFSFLLLGILIIRICSYFFEFVNDYTFFNVLEYIFMIVSILYMLYYFFPAHHRFYEEKRSITIIKGVTMFFINLICITLILFFMAIYTFINIH, encoded by the coding sequence ATGTCACATAATCCAATTCGCGAAGACAAAACATGCTTAAACTGCCATCATGTTGCTGAAAAAAGATTTTGTCCCAATTGCGGTCAGGAAAATATTGATACTCGAAAAACATTCTATCAACTCTTTGTTCATTTTTTTGAAGATTTAACCCATTATGAAAATTCATTTTGGAAAACCATCAAAAATTTAATTTTTAAACCCGCTTCGTTAACCAAAGAATATCTTTCTGGAAAACGAATGAGTTACCTTGCTCCTATTAGGCTTTACATTTTTATAAGTTTTGTTACTTTCTTTTTGTTGAGTGTTATTCCTGACAATGAAGATACACCTGATGTGAATATTAATAAAAAAAATGAATTAAAATCATCAAATAAAAATAAGGATACAATTTATACCGAACAGCAAAAAATTATTGATTTAGAAAAAAGTGGTTCTATATCAAAAACAACATCTGACTCATTACAAAACTTAATAATTAAGGCAAAAAAAGAAGATTTAGAAAAAGATAAAAGTCAATTTACCTTGCTTGGAAGACATTATAAATCTGTTAAAGAATTGGACTCTATACAGAAAAATGGAAAGCCTTCTGAAAAATTAAATTCTTTTGCATATTGGTATACTAGAAAAATGCAACTGGTTAAAGACAAACATGATTCTGAGGATTTAAAAGAAAAATTTGCCGAATCTTTTCTTCACAATTTACCAAAATCACTATTCATTTACATGCCATTATTTGCTTTTATACTTTGGATTTTCCAAAATAAGAAGAGATGGTTTTATTTTGACCATGGTATCTTTACATTGCATTATTTCTCCTTTCTATTACTTGGAATATTAATAATAAGAATCTGCAGTTACTTTTTTGAATTTGTAAACGATTATACTTTTTTCAATGTTCTTGAATATATTTTCATGATTGTTTCAATACTTTACATGCTCTATTATTTTTTTCCAGCACATCATCGATTTTATGAAGAAAAAAGAAGCATTACTATAATTAAAGGAGTTACAATGTTTTTTATAAATTTAATTTGTATTACTCTAATTCTATTTTTTATGGCAATTTATACATTCATCAATATTCACTAA
- a CDS encoding isochorismate synthase: protein MTDLFIKVRTHQEQNLPFVIFSKPDSSKTVGLFQKNDHLYFLEKFDKKGFVFAPFDSEIIPFLPLQFCDVYVEKNNFSTYFFEDNNSFNLGNDHFEETVVKAVDSIKNKKFEKVVISRRELFELKNFDIELFFKKSLQNYPSAFNYCFYHPKVGLWLGATPEQLLKTKESNFETVALAGTQKVDSIEKVVWTEKEINEQQLVTDFIVESIKDFTKELNVSNPKTVKAGSIFHIKTKISGKLKSKKAVEKVIKSLHPTSAVCGMPRESAKEFIIQNEGYNREYYSGFLGELNIDFTSFRTQHSDLYVNLRCLKIVENTAQIFVGCGITAESNPKDEYLETVNKAMTMKKIIA from the coding sequence ATGACTGATTTATTTATAAAAGTTAGAACACATCAAGAACAAAATTTACCTTTTGTTATTTTCAGCAAGCCTGATTCTAGTAAAACTGTTGGCCTTTTTCAAAAAAATGACCATTTGTATTTTTTGGAAAAATTTGACAAGAAAGGATTTGTTTTTGCTCCTTTTGATAGTGAAATTATACCATTTTTACCTTTGCAGTTTTGTGACGTTTATGTAGAGAAAAACAATTTTTCAACTTATTTTTTTGAAGATAATAATAGCTTTAATTTAGGTAATGACCATTTTGAAGAAACTGTTGTTAAAGCAGTTGACTCTATAAAAAATAAAAAGTTTGAAAAGGTTGTCATTTCAAGAAGAGAACTTTTTGAGTTAAAAAACTTCGATATTGAACTTTTTTTTAAAAAATCATTACAAAATTATCCATCAGCTTTTAATTATTGTTTTTATCATCCAAAAGTTGGCTTGTGGCTTGGCGCAACTCCTGAGCAATTATTGAAAACAAAAGAATCAAATTTTGAGACAGTTGCTTTGGCTGGAACACAAAAAGTTGATTCAATTGAAAAAGTAGTTTGGACTGAAAAAGAAATAAATGAACAGCAACTTGTAACCGATTTTATAGTAGAAAGTATTAAAGATTTTACCAAGGAATTGAATGTTTCCAATCCAAAAACAGTGAAAGCTGGTTCGATTTTTCATATTAAAACCAAAATTTCAGGAAAGTTAAAAAGTAAAAAAGCCGTTGAGAAAGTTATAAAATCATTACATCCAACATCAGCTGTATGCGGAATGCCAAGAGAAAGTGCAAAAGAATTTATTATTCAAAATGAAGGTTATAACAGAGAATATTATTCTGGGTTTTTAGGCGAATTAAATATTGATTTTACCAGTTTTAGAACTCAACATTCAGATTTGTATGTAAATCTTAGATGTTTGAAAATAGTTGAAAACACAGCTCAAATATTTGTTGGTTGTGGAATTACTGCTGAAAGTAATCCTAAGGATGAATATTTAGAAACAGTAAATAAGGCGATGACTATGAAAAAAATTATTGCCTAG
- a CDS encoding CRTAC1 family protein: MESKKVRIKKNQHWLIFQISLIVMLFTWQNNYSQNTCATAVPITAGLYTISVIDGTNIQTSCSTTPTLAEWYVYTPTQNWNVTLTSDLPQNICKDTNFEVYTGNCGALVCYTGDDDGGVIQCNSGANTNSYLSTKTFEVTAGTTYYINWNNQWNQTAGFDFQLTEAAIVPNPCNSATVITAGVTTVSAIDVANISTACSTASMAKWYRYTPTQNYQVTVTSDLPENICKDTNFSVYTGACNALTCIASDDNSGVIQCNSGNNYSNLSTKTFIANAGTSYYIAWDNKWSAQGFNFQIIEAVIPPPRITYNSQTMTTLTSQYNLCIVDMNGDHKDDLVGVSGNNIKVHYQNETPGTFSIVDFPVAGTSYMPSWSMAAGDYNKDGFNDLVLGSGSGLSLWRSNSTGTAYTNTTPGDYIFCQRTNFADLNNDGNLDVFSCHDIAPNVYYLNDGAGGMTYYQSNTTAGAMNLDAGGGNYSTLFTDFDNDGDTDVFISKCSGPPCQMFRYDGGNTYTNVSAMTGVSITPIQTWSSAIADFDNDGDMDIIITASSGAHHYFRNNFETTNTLSPFTEITLGSGWDTNSSTNIDNVAYDFDNDGFVDVLGGGNKIMFNQGNGTFMPTSYTAIGVGAIGDLNNDGFLDIQNGSTIRYAVPNANNWFKVTLNGIQSNSNGIGARIEIYGAWGKQIRDIRSGEGFKYMSSLNGHFGLGTATAIDHVVVKWPSGIVDNYYNVPINSTLNTVEGSTLAVTSISNSNFAVYPNPAKNTINIQQNNSASASLAKVEIYDLNGRMVLEKNIANEQSINVEKLSTGTYILLLIDSNSKRFTQKIIKE, encoded by the coding sequence ATGGAATCAAAAAAAGTAAGAATCAAAAAAAATCAACATTGGCTGATTTTTCAAATCAGTTTGATTGTTATGCTATTTACTTGGCAAAACAACTATTCACAAAACACTTGTGCAACAGCTGTACCAATAACAGCTGGATTATATACAATAAGTGTTATTGATGGAACTAATATCCAAACAAGTTGTTCAACAACTCCAACGTTAGCTGAATGGTATGTTTACACACCAACACAAAATTGGAATGTAACTTTAACTTCTGATTTACCTCAAAACATCTGTAAAGACACTAATTTTGAGGTCTATACTGGTAATTGTGGCGCTTTAGTTTGTTATACTGGTGATGATGATGGTGGTGTTATTCAATGTAATTCTGGTGCAAATACTAATTCATATTTATCTACTAAGACATTTGAAGTTACTGCTGGAACTACTTACTACATAAATTGGAACAATCAATGGAATCAAACAGCGGGTTTTGATTTTCAATTAACAGAAGCTGCTATTGTTCCTAATCCATGTAATTCTGCAACAGTCATAACTGCTGGAGTTACAACTGTAAGTGCAATTGATGTTGCTAATATTAGTACAGCTTGTTCTACAGCATCAATGGCTAAATGGTACAGATATACCCCAACTCAAAATTATCAAGTAACCGTAACTTCTGATTTACCTGAAAATATTTGCAAAGACACTAATTTTAGTGTTTATACTGGAGCTTGTAACGCGCTTACTTGCATTGCAAGTGATGATAATTCTGGAGTAATACAATGTAATTCAGGCAACAACTACTCAAATCTTTCTACAAAAACTTTTATTGCAAACGCAGGTACTAGCTATTATATTGCTTGGGACAATAAATGGAGCGCTCAAGGTTTTAATTTCCAAATAATTGAAGCTGTAATTCCTCCACCGAGAATTACCTATAATTCTCAAACCATGACAACTTTAACTAGCCAATACAATCTATGTATAGTTGATATGAATGGTGACCATAAAGATGATTTAGTTGGTGTTAGTGGCAACAATATAAAAGTACATTATCAAAATGAAACTCCTGGAACTTTCTCGATTGTAGATTTTCCAGTAGCAGGAACTAGCTATATGCCATCTTGGAGTATGGCAGCTGGAGATTACAATAAAGATGGTTTTAATGATTTAGTTTTAGGAAGTGGAAGTGGTTTATCGTTATGGAGATCAAATAGTACAGGAACTGCATATACAAACACAACTCCTGGAGATTATATCTTTTGTCAAAGAACTAATTTTGCAGACTTAAACAACGATGGGAATTTAGATGTTTTTTCTTGTCATGATATTGCTCCAAACGTTTACTATTTAAATGATGGTGCTGGCGGCATGACTTACTATCAATCAAACACAACTGCAGGTGCAATGAATCTTGATGCTGGTGGTGGAAATTATTCAACACTATTCACCGATTTTGATAATGATGGCGATACAGATGTTTTCATTTCAAAATGTTCTGGTCCACCTTGTCAAATGTTCAGATATGATGGAGGCAATACTTATACAAATGTTTCAGCAATGACTGGAGTAAGTATAACTCCGATTCAAACTTGGTCATCTGCTATTGCAGATTTTGATAATGATGGAGATATGGATATTATCATTACTGCAAGTTCAGGTGCACATCACTATTTCAGAAACAACTTTGAAACAACAAATACTCTTAGTCCTTTTACCGAAATAACTTTAGGTTCGGGATGGGATACTAATTCATCAACAAATATTGACAATGTTGCTTATGATTTTGATAACGACGGTTTTGTTGATGTTCTTGGTGGTGGAAATAAAATTATGTTTAATCAAGGTAACGGAACTTTTATGCCTACTAGTTACACAGCTATTGGTGTTGGAGCTATTGGTGATTTAAATAATGATGGGTTTTTAGATATTCAAAATGGTTCTACAATCCGTTATGCGGTTCCTAATGCTAATAATTGGTTTAAAGTAACTTTAAATGGCATACAAAGTAACAGCAATGGTATTGGCGCAAGAATTGAAATTTATGGAGCTTGGGGAAAACAAATTAGAGATATTCGTAGCGGTGAAGGCTTTAAATATATGAGTTCGTTAAACGGTCATTTCGGACTTGGAACTGCTACTGCAATTGATCATGTTGTTGTAAAATGGCCTTCAGGAATTGTTGACAATTATTACAATGTTCCAATTAATAGTACATTAAACACTGTAGAAGGTTCTACATTAGCAGTAACTAGTATTTCAAATTCTAACTTTGCTGTATATCCAAATCCTGCAAAAAACACCATTAACATTCAACAAAATAATTCAGCATCAGCTTCATTAGCTAAAGTTGAAATATATGATTTAAATGGTAGAATGGTGTTAGAGAAAAATATAGCTAACGAACAATCTATAAACGTAGAGAAATTATCAACAGGAACTTATATACTTTTATTGATAGATTCAAATTCAAAAAGATTTACTCAAAAAATTATTAAAGAGTAA
- a CDS encoding GNAT family N-acetyltransferase — protein sequence MITINQNSDSDFKTIRTIAKVVWPVTYGKILSQEQLDYMFEMMYSIESLQKQSQIKKHNFIIAYEDLIPLGFASYEFNCENSNKTKVHKIYILPNLQGKGIGKTIINYISDEALKQNDKAVFLNVNRYNSAKYFYEKIGFSIVKEEDIDIGNGYLMEDYVMEKAI from the coding sequence ATGATAACAATTAATCAAAATTCTGATTCTGATTTTAAAACAATTAGAACAATAGCAAAAGTTGTTTGGCCAGTTACATACGGTAAAATTTTGAGCCAAGAACAGCTGGATTATATGTTTGAAATGATGTATAGCATAGAATCGCTTCAAAAACAATCACAGATAAAAAAGCATAATTTTATTATAGCTTATGAAGATTTAATTCCTTTAGGATTTGCTTCGTATGAGTTTAACTGTGAGAATTCCAATAAAACAAAAGTTCATAAAATATACATTTTACCCAATTTGCAAGGAAAAGGAATAGGTAAAACGATAATTAATTATATTTCTGATGAAGCCTTGAAGCAAAATGATAAAGCAGTTTTTTTGAATGTAAATCGGTATAATTCGGCTAAATATTTTTACGAAAAAATTGGATTTAGTATTGTAAAAGAAGAAGACATTGATATAGGAAATGGTTATTTAATGGAAGATTACGTAATGGAGAAAGCAATTTAA
- a CDS encoding PaaI family thioesterase has translation MSFDKEKMLQLCNDWSKNTLMRTLEIEYIDAGEGFLTAKMPVNSRVHQPMGLLHGGASVALAESVGSAASMMFVNSEKQEVRGIEISANHLRSKREGIIYGTARIIHKGRSIHLWEIKITDENDKLISLCKLTNMILPRR, from the coding sequence ATGTCATTTGATAAAGAAAAGATGTTGCAACTCTGTAACGATTGGTCAAAAAATACTTTGATGCGAACCTTAGAGATAGAATATATTGATGCTGGTGAAGGTTTTTTGACGGCAAAAATGCCTGTTAACTCAAGAGTTCATCAGCCAATGGGTTTGCTTCATGGTGGTGCAAGTGTTGCTTTAGCAGAAAGTGTTGGAAGTGCAGCTTCAATGATGTTTGTAAATTCTGAAAAGCAAGAAGTTCGCGGTATAGAAATTTCTGCTAACCATTTGAGAAGTAAGCGAGAAGGAATTATATACGGAACTGCTAGAATCATTCATAAAGGAAGAAGTATTCATCTTTGGGAAATCAAAATCACTGATGAAAATGATAAATTAATTTCGCTCTGTAAGTTGACAAATATGATTTTACCTAGAAGATAA
- a CDS encoding ion channel produces the protein MKKTGNANVKKIGVGFFDSISWDHTMLNIPRWKFMVIVVNFYVLVNLLFACVYYVVGVEHLVGVSATTKLDQFGMAFFFSIQTFTTVGYGHISPSGFMTSMIASIEALSGLLSFAIATGLFYGRFSMPKAHVRFSENALIAPYGNGTALMFRMTPYKNTNLTDAEAKVTLGMVLEENGKFVNKFYTLDLELDKINALTLSWTLVHPITENSPLYKLTAENFKNDEGEILVFFKTFDDMFSSNVVKRTSYTFKEVVYGAKFKPMFSKSTDDNKTILHIDKLNDFEKVDLA, from the coding sequence TTGAAGAAAACAGGTAATGCTAATGTTAAAAAAATAGGTGTTGGTTTTTTTGATAGCATTAGTTGGGATCACACTATGTTGAATATTCCTCGATGGAAGTTTATGGTTATAGTGGTTAATTTTTATGTCTTAGTAAATCTTCTTTTCGCTTGTGTTTATTACGTTGTTGGTGTTGAACATTTAGTTGGCGTTTCTGCAACTACTAAATTAGACCAATTTGGAATGGCTTTTTTCTTCAGTATCCAAACATTTACAACAGTTGGTTATGGTCATATTAGTCCAAGCGGTTTTATGACTAGTATGATTGCTTCGATAGAAGCTTTATCAGGATTGTTAAGTTTTGCCATTGCTACAGGATTATTCTATGGAAGATTTAGTATGCCAAAAGCTCATGTTCGATTTTCAGAAAATGCTTTGATTGCTCCATATGGAAATGGAACCGCTTTGATGTTTAGAATGACGCCTTATAAAAATACAAATTTGACCGATGCTGAAGCAAAAGTAACATTAGGAATGGTTTTGGAGGAAAACGGAAAGTTTGTCAACAAATTTTATACTCTTGACTTAGAATTAGATAAAATAAATGCTTTGACATTAAGTTGGACATTAGTTCATCCAATTACAGAAAATAGTCCGCTTTATAAACTGACTGCTGAAAATTTCAAAAATGACGAAGGCGAAATTTTAGTTTTTTTCAAAACATTTGACGATATGTTCAGTTCAAATGTTGTAAAAAGAACTTCTTATACTTTTAAGGAAGTTGTATATGGTGCTAAATTTAAACCTATGTTTTCAAAAAGCACAGACGACAATAAAACCATTTTGCATATTGACAAATTAAATGATTTTGAAAAAGTAGACCTTGCCTAA
- a CDS encoding OB-fold protein, producing MKKKIYFLIILLLIIGFFVYKFIYKEHRDISTENASIVETTSQIYSAFSSNESEANSKYLDKTIEVKGLVTSVDKSTKSVVIDSKLNAIFQNELSEDIIVNDSIIVKGRLVGFDSLLDELQMDQCTKK from the coding sequence ATGAAGAAAAAAATCTACTTTTTAATAATTCTATTGCTAATAATAGGATTTTTTGTTTACAAATTTATTTATAAAGAACATCGTGATATTTCAACCGAAAACGCATCAATTGTTGAAACTACTTCTCAAATTTATTCTGCATTTTCATCAAACGAAAGTGAAGCAAATTCAAAATACTTGGATAAAACTATTGAAGTAAAAGGTTTGGTAACTTCAGTTGATAAATCAACAAAAAGTGTGGTGATTGATTCAAAATTAAATGCCATTTTTCAAAACGAACTTTCCGAAGATATAATCGTCAATGATTCAATAATTGTAAAAGGAAGATTAGTAGGTTTTGATAGTCTACTTGACGAATTACAAATGGATCAATGTACCAAAAAATAA
- a CDS encoding YceI family protein, with protein MKKYLLLLFLNSCIISFGQTKLIAKNGSVTFEASVPAFEEVKAKNDAVTFVLNTSNGEIASLALMKGFRFKVALMEEHFNENYVESDKFPKATFKGKIEGFDYSKITSTAKEYNIKGAIEMHGKSKEINIKAKISKKDNGVQLQSNFNLNSDDFDIEIPSIVSSKVSKKVAVNLDVVLK; from the coding sequence ATGAAAAAATATCTCTTATTATTATTTTTAAATAGCTGCATAATTTCTTTTGGACAAACAAAATTAATTGCCAAAAATGGTTCTGTTACTTTTGAAGCATCTGTTCCTGCATTTGAAGAAGTTAAAGCTAAAAACGATGCTGTAACGTTTGTTTTGAATACAAGCAACGGAGAAATTGCTAGCTTAGCACTAATGAAAGGATTTAGATTTAAAGTTGCTTTGATGGAAGAACATTTCAACGAAAACTATGTTGAAAGTGATAAATTTCCGAAAGCTACTTTTAAAGGAAAAATCGAAGGATTTGATTATTCAAAAATAACGTCAACTGCAAAAGAATATAACATCAAAGGCGCCATTGAAATGCATGGAAAATCAAAAGAAATAAATATAAAAGCTAAAATTTCTAAAAAAGATAATGGTGTTCAACTACAATCAAATTTTAACTTGAATTCAGATGATTTTGATATTGAAATTCCGAGTATAGTTAGCTCAAAAGTTTCAAAAAAAGTAGCTGTTAATTTAGATGTTGTTTTAAAATAA
- a CDS encoding M28 family metallopeptidase encodes MLNKTINIAIIVFLFISCSTTKKIDYQKSTEKFASSISESSLKTNLTIIASDEMEGRETGSEGQKKAGRYIIEQYQKAGISYPKGATSYYQTVPAAFLNAKRNENLPDSENIWAYIEGTDKKDEIVVVSAHYDHVGIKNGQVYNGADDDGSGTVALIEIAKAFQKAKNEGNGPRRSILILHVTGEEHGLHGSRYYSENPLFPLKNTVADVNIDMIGRRDELHKDSNNYVYVIGSDYLSSELYTICEEVNQKYIGLNLDYKYNDKKDKNRFYYRSDHYNFAKNGIPSVFFFNGVHADYHKASDEVDKIEFDALTKRTKYAFAVAWEIATRDKKLVVDKNDGM; translated from the coding sequence ATGTTAAATAAAACAATCAATATTGCAATTATAGTTTTCCTTTTTATTAGTTGTAGCACAACTAAAAAAATAGACTATCAAAAAAGCACAGAAAAATTTGCATCCTCAATTTCTGAAAGTTCTCTAAAAACTAATCTAACCATCATCGCATCTGACGAAATGGAAGGAAGAGAAACCGGAAGTGAAGGTCAAAAAAAAGCAGGTAGATATATTATTGAACAATATCAAAAAGCTGGAATTTCATATCCAAAAGGAGCAACAAGTTATTATCAAACCGTTCCTGCAGCGTTTTTAAATGCTAAAAGAAATGAAAACCTTCCTGATTCAGAAAATATTTGGGCTTACATTGAAGGAACCGATAAAAAAGATGAAATTGTTGTAGTTTCAGCTCATTATGATCATGTTGGAATTAAAAATGGTCAGGTTTATAATGGTGCAGACGATGATGGTTCAGGAACTGTTGCGCTAATTGAAATTGCAAAAGCATTCCAAAAAGCCAAAAATGAAGGAAATGGTCCAAGACGTTCAATATTAATTCTTCATGTTACAGGAGAAGAACATGGACTTCATGGTTCAAGATATTATTCTGAAAACCCATTATTTCCTTTAAAGAATACTGTTGCCGATGTAAATATTGATATGATTGGAAGAAGAGATGAATTACATAAAGACAGCAACAACTATGTATATGTAATTGGTTCAGATTATCTTTCGAGTGAATTATATACTATTTGTGAAGAGGTAAATCAAAAATATATAGGTCTTAACTTAGATTATAAATACAACGATAAAAAAGACAAAAACCGCTTTTATTATCGTTCAGACCATTACAATTTTGCAAAAAATGGAATTCCATCGGTTTTCTTTTTTAACGGAGTTCATGCTGATTATCATAAAGCTAGCGATGAAGTTGACAAAATTGAATTTGACGCCTTAACTAAAAGAACTAAATACGCTTTTGCTGTTGCTTGGGAAATTGCAACCAGAGATAAAAAATTGGTAGTAGACAAAAATGATGGAATGTAA
- the bshB1 gene encoding bacillithiol biosynthesis deacetylase BshB1, which produces MKLDILAFGAHPDDVELGCSGTIAKEVSLGKKVGVVDLTRGELGTRGSVEIRNSESQKASEILGLSVRENLDMRDGFFVNDEKHQIEIIKILRKYKPEIVICNAIEDRHIDHGKGSKLVSDSCFLSGLRKIETSLNGEIQEAWRPKVVYHYIQWKNIEPDFVVDITDFVDIKTKSILAYSSQFYSENSNEPVTPIATKNFLESIHYRSQDLGRLVGVEYAEGFTVERYLAVNSLSDLK; this is translated from the coding sequence ATGAAATTAGATATACTTGCCTTTGGTGCTCATCCAGATGATGTTGAATTAGGTTGTAGCGGTACAATTGCAAAAGAAGTTTCTTTAGGAAAAAAAGTTGGTGTTGTTGACTTAACTCGAGGCGAACTTGGCACACGAGGTTCAGTAGAAATTAGAAATTCAGAATCACAAAAAGCTTCAGAGATACTAGGTTTATCAGTTAGAGAAAATTTAGACATGCGTGATGGTTTTTTTGTAAATGATGAAAAACATCAGATTGAAATAATAAAAATACTTAGAAAATATAAGCCAGAAATTGTTATTTGTAATGCAATTGAAGATAGACATATTGATCACGGAAAAGGAAGCAAATTAGTTTCCGATTCATGTTTTCTTTCAGGTTTGAGAAAGATTGAGACAAGTTTAAATGGAGAAATACAAGAAGCTTGGAGACCAAAGGTTGTTTATCATTACATCCAATGGAAGAATATTGAACCTGACTTTGTTGTTGATATAACTGATTTTGTTGATATTAAAACAAAGTCTATTTTGGCTTATAGTTCACAGTTTTATTCTGAAAATTCTAATGAACCTGTAACACCAATAGCTACTAAAAACTTTTTGGAAAGTATTCACTATCGTTCTCAAGATTTAGGTCGTTTAGTTGGTGTAGAATATGCCGAAGGATTTACTGTTGAAAGGTATTTGGCTGTCAATAGCTTATCAGATTTGAAATAA
- a CDS encoding DUF5777 family beta-barrel protein: MKKIILLLLFPLSIWAQDDLLNEIDVADSTKIKVDAAFKGLKIVNIESTKLASKGDLYFIVAHRFGSIKDGFEGFYGLDNAITQLKFVYGLTDWLTVSGARSEVAYDFSGKFLIKNQEVNGFPITIAAFTSLGIDNTLKENNYPKLKFENRLIYVSQLLLSKKVNTNLSLELAPTYFHENTVFVDDQENSQFALGMGGRYKFAKRWSLNVDYAAHLNRSSSSPFNNPLSVGFDLETGGHVFQMHFTNSQAMHEAGFLGNSTGDWSKGDIFFGFNLLRVF; the protein is encoded by the coding sequence ATGAAAAAAATTATTTTATTACTACTGTTTCCTTTATCTATTTGGGCACAAGACGATTTGCTCAATGAAATTGATGTAGCCGATTCTACAAAAATTAAAGTTGATGCTGCCTTCAAAGGTCTGAAAATTGTAAATATTGAATCAACCAAGCTTGCTTCAAAAGGAGATTTATATTTTATTGTTGCACACAGATTTGGTTCTATTAAAGATGGTTTTGAAGGATTTTATGGTTTAGATAATGCTATAACTCAATTAAAATTCGTTTATGGATTAACAGATTGGTTAACTGTTAGCGGAGCAAGAAGTGAAGTTGCATATGATTTTTCAGGAAAGTTTCTGATTAAAAATCAAGAAGTTAATGGCTTTCCTATTACTATAGCTGCATTTACAAGTTTAGGGATTGATAATACTCTCAAAGAAAATAATTATCCAAAATTGAAATTTGAAAACAGATTAATTTACGTTTCTCAGTTGTTGTTGTCTAAAAAAGTAAATACCAATTTGTCATTAGAATTGGCACCAACTTATTTTCATGAAAATACTGTTTTTGTTGATGATCAGGAAAATAGTCAATTTGCTTTGGGAATGGGTGGAAGATATAAATTTGCAAAACGTTGGTCGCTTAATGTAGATTATGCAGCGCATTTAAATCGCTCTTCAAGTTCTCCTTTTAATAATCCTTTATCTGTTGGATTTGATTTAGAAACTGGAGGACATGTTTTCCAAATGCATTTCACAAATTCTCAGGCAATGCATGAAGCAGGATTTTTAGGAAATTCAACTGGCGATTGGTCAAAAGGAGATATTTTCTTTGGATTTAATTTACTAAGAGTATTTTAA